From the genome of Desulfovibrio sp. JC010, one region includes:
- a CDS encoding phosphoribosylaminoimidazolesuccinocarboxamide synthase, which yields MPKHVIETDIKELNLLSRGKVRDIYEVDDDKLLLVTTDRISAYDVIMPNPIDDKGKILNQITLFWMDMFKDIVPNHLIASKVDDYPEVLHKYRDQLEGRSVLVKRAKPLPIECIVRGYITGSGWKDYQNTGEVCGHKLPEGLQESEMLEQPLFTPSTKAELGEHDENISVEKAMEMLGEELLEKVQDVTLSIYKRGRDYAREKGIIIADTKFEFGLIDGELILIDEVLTPDSSRFWPMDGYEAGKGQPSFDKQFLRDWLTEIKFNKQPPAPEVPEEIATKTRDKYMEAFKLLTESELDA from the coding sequence ATGCCCAAGCATGTAATTGAAACCGACATTAAGGAACTGAATCTTCTTTCCCGCGGAAAAGTCCGCGATATTTATGAAGTGGATGATGATAAACTTCTGCTGGTTACCACCGACAGAATCTCCGCTTATGACGTCATCATGCCCAACCCCATTGATGACAAGGGTAAAATCCTGAACCAGATCACCCTGTTCTGGATGGACATGTTCAAAGACATCGTCCCCAACCATCTCATCGCTTCCAAAGTGGACGACTATCCAGAAGTGCTCCACAAATACCGCGATCAGCTGGAAGGCCGTTCCGTTCTGGTCAAAAGAGCCAAGCCGCTGCCCATCGAATGTATCGTTCGCGGTTACATCACCGGTTCCGGCTGGAAAGACTACCAGAACACCGGAGAAGTCTGCGGTCACAAGCTGCCTGAAGGTCTTCAGGAATCCGAAATGCTGGAACAGCCCCTGTTCACCCCCTCCACAAAAGCGGAACTGGGCGAGCACGATGAAAACATTTCCGTGGAAAAAGCCATGGAAATGCTCGGCGAAGAGCTGCTGGAAAAAGTTCAGGATGTCACCCTTTCCATCTACAAGCGCGGTCGCGATTACGCCCGCGAGAAAGGGATCATCATTGCTGACACCAAATTCGAATTCGGTCTCATCGACGGTGAACTGATTCTCATCGATGAAGTACTGACCCCGGACTCTTCCCGCTTCTGGCCCATGGATGGCTACGAAGCAGGCAAGGGACAGCCCAGCTTTGACAAGCAGTTCCTGCGCGACTGGCTCACTGAAATCAAATTCAACAAGCAGCCCCCGGCTCCCGAAGTACCCGAAGAAATCGCCACCAAAACCCGCGATAAGTACATGGAAGCATTCAAGCTCTTGACTGAAAGCGAACTTGACGCTTAA
- the hisD gene encoding histidinol dehydrogenase yields the protein MPCRDINYSGQQDWPEIWKWLQQRVNPDSKVDSIVKDILSKVKSEGDQALVDYTKQFDCPDFTHSMLGVGVDQRRLAYAEIESQDLEIIEEAIRNIRDFHRRQVEESWWTTGEDGTILGQLVRPVDRVGLYVPGGQGGETPLISSMIMNAVPAQVAGVKEIAVISPPRKDGTLNPYILATAQELGITEIYASGSAWAIGALAYGTETIAPCDVIAGPGNIFVATAKGQLVGEVGIDMIAGPSEVAILADGDSDPAWIAADLLSQAEHDPLASSVLVTWDDELGVKVKYELKKQADLLPRGEIALKSLEDWGAIVKVPDLGTGIDFVNRMAPEHLELAYEDPWATLGQIKHAGAIFMGHFTPEPVGDYFAGPNHVLPTVGTARFSSALSVETFTKKTSLIYTDQNYIDRHGGKIARLARLEGLEAHARSVETRLKKS from the coding sequence ATGCCTTGCAGAGATATTAATTATTCCGGACAACAGGATTGGCCGGAAATATGGAAATGGCTCCAGCAAAGAGTCAACCCTGACAGCAAAGTAGACTCCATTGTCAAAGACATCCTTTCTAAAGTTAAATCCGAAGGCGATCAGGCCCTCGTAGATTACACCAAGCAATTCGATTGCCCGGATTTCACCCATTCCATGCTGGGGGTCGGTGTTGACCAGCGTCGTCTGGCCTATGCTGAAATCGAATCACAAGACCTCGAAATAATCGAAGAAGCCATCCGCAATATCAGGGACTTCCATCGCAGACAGGTAGAAGAATCATGGTGGACCACCGGGGAAGACGGAACCATCCTCGGCCAGCTGGTGCGTCCGGTTGACCGTGTCGGTCTTTACGTGCCCGGCGGTCAGGGAGGTGAAACCCCGCTCATCTCCAGCATGATCATGAACGCCGTCCCCGCACAGGTTGCCGGGGTTAAAGAAATCGCGGTAATCTCCCCTCCCCGTAAGGACGGAACCCTGAACCCCTACATCCTTGCCACTGCGCAGGAGCTGGGCATTACTGAAATTTACGCCTCCGGTTCTGCATGGGCCATCGGTGCTCTTGCGTACGGAACCGAAACCATTGCCCCCTGCGATGTTATCGCCGGACCGGGCAACATCTTTGTCGCCACCGCCAAGGGGCAGCTGGTTGGTGAAGTCGGTATCGACATGATTGCCGGCCCCAGTGAAGTCGCCATTCTCGCGGACGGCGATTCCGATCCCGCATGGATCGCCGCCGACCTCCTCTCGCAGGCAGAGCACGACCCCCTCGCATCCTCCGTTCTCGTAACATGGGATGATGAGCTGGGCGTAAAGGTCAAATACGAGCTCAAGAAGCAGGCCGACCTGCTCCCGCGTGGTGAAATTGCCCTCAAATCACTTGAGGACTGGGGGGCAATCGTCAAGGTTCCCGACCTTGGAACCGGGATTGATTTCGTCAACCGCATGGCTCCCGAACACCTTGAGCTGGCCTACGAAGATCCGTGGGCAACCCTCGGTCAGATAAAACATGCCGGAGCCATTTTCATGGGCCACTTCACTCCCGAACCCGTGGGTGACTATTTCGCAGGCCCCAACCACGTACTGCCCACTGTGGGAACCGCAAGGTTTTCCTCAGCTCTTTCCGTGGAAACATTTACTAAAAAGACAAGTCTGATCTATACTGATCAGAATTACATTGACCGCCACGGCGGTAAGATCGCCAGACTGGCACGCCTCGAAGGTCTTGAGGCCCACGCCCGTTCTGTTGAAACAAGACTTAAGAAAAGTTGA